The following coding sequences are from one Saprospiraceae bacterium window:
- a CDS encoding histidine--tRNA ligase — protein MKVSLSKGTRDFLPLQARRRKYIFQTIESVFSNFGYQPLETPAMEQLDTLMGKYGDEGDKLLFKIINSGDFLKDADAGLLSDKNSNAVLRQVSEKGLRYDLTVPFARVVSMNQHQFSFPFKRYQIQAVWRADRPQRGRYREFYQCDADVVGSGSLVFEAELMEMYDRVFKILRIPVKIQLNHRAILESFAMHLQRPDLFIPITTALDKLDKTSTDEVAQDLEKVGLTTSEASWILAQIQNKKLDDFHFHENSTKGVKDLQTVFDLLRHSGLNNEVIFEPTLARGLSYYTGCIFEVLPVGIKMGSLGGGGRYDNLTGAFGLPGMSGVGISFGADRIYDVMEELQLWPEHLAQSVQALIMPLDSSTIEYAFSIAGLLRSNGIPTDLYPEAHKLKKQFAHAESIGARFAIILGENEKNNQQVSLKNQKTGEQHIIAKSDLVTFMLHQK, from the coding sequence ATGAAGGTATCATTATCCAAAGGCACGCGTGATTTTCTACCTCTGCAAGCACGGAGAAGGAAATATATATTTCAAACGATTGAATCTGTGTTTTCCAATTTTGGATACCAACCATTGGAAACTCCCGCAATGGAACAACTGGACACATTGATGGGAAAATATGGAGATGAAGGGGACAAGCTTTTATTCAAAATTATCAATAGTGGTGATTTTTTGAAAGATGCAGATGCCGGATTGCTTAGTGATAAAAACTCAAACGCTGTCTTGCGACAAGTCTCAGAAAAAGGGCTTCGTTATGATCTCACTGTTCCTTTTGCCAGAGTAGTTTCGATGAATCAACATCAATTTTCGTTTCCATTCAAAAGATACCAGATTCAAGCTGTATGGAGAGCTGACAGACCACAACGGGGAAGATATAGGGAGTTTTATCAGTGTGACGCTGATGTTGTAGGTTCAGGCAGCTTGGTATTTGAAGCAGAGCTGATGGAAATGTATGATAGGGTCTTTAAAATCCTACGGATTCCGGTGAAAATACAGCTCAACCATAGAGCCATCCTGGAGTCCTTTGCAATGCATCTGCAAAGACCTGATTTGTTTATCCCCATAACTACAGCTTTGGATAAATTGGATAAAACAAGTACCGATGAGGTAGCTCAGGATCTAGAAAAAGTAGGTCTAACTACCAGTGAAGCATCATGGATTTTGGCTCAGATCCAAAATAAGAAATTGGATGATTTTCATTTTCACGAAAACTCAACTAAAGGAGTCAAAGACTTGCAAACCGTATTTGATTTGCTAAGGCATTCCGGATTAAATAATGAAGTGATCTTTGAACCTACCTTAGCCCGAGGACTAAGTTATTATACCGGTTGTATTTTCGAAGTTCTTCCTGTAGGAATTAAAATGGGAAGTTTGGGTGGTGGAGGCAGATATGATAACCTCACAGGAGCTTTTGGTTTGCCTGGAATGTCCGGTGTAGGGATTTCTTTTGGGGCCGACAGAATCTACGATGTCATGGAAGAACTCCAGTTATGGCCGGAACATCTGGCACAATCCGTTCAAGCATTGATCATGCCATTGGACAGTTCAACCATAGAGTATGCTTTTTCGATTGCGGGTTTGTTGAGGAGCAATGGAATACCTACTGATTTATATCCGGAGGCTCACAAGCTTAAGAAGCAATTTGCTCATGCAGAATCAATAGGTGCGCGATTTGCAATCATCTTAGGGGAAAACGAGAAAAATAATCAACAAGTCAGTTTGAAAAATCAGAAAACTGGCGAACAACACATCATTGCGAAATCTGATTTGGTCACATTTATGCTTCATCAGAAATAA